GCCGAATACGGCAGCCGCGGCTGGGCGATGAACACGCTGTTCGACGGCATCGCGCCGCTGCTGGCTGACCTGCAAGGCGCCGGTGTGCGACTGGCGGTGGCGACCTCCAAATTGGAGCCGACCGCGCGGCGGATCCTTGCCCACTTCGGGCTGGACCAGCACTTCGAGGTCATCGCGGGTGCATGTCCCGACGGCTCGCGCGCGTCCAAGGCTGAGGTACTCGGCCATGCGCTAACGCAGCTGGAGCCGCTGCCCGAGCGGGTGCTGATGATCGGCGACCGCAGCCACGATGTCGACGGCGCGGCCGCGCACGGTATCGACACGGTGGTGGTCGGCTGGGGCTACGGCCGCGCCGACTTTCCCGACACCGACGGCAGTGGCGTGCGCCACGTCGCGACGATCGACGAGCTGCGGAGGACTTTAGGTGTCTGAGCCAAATCCGCCGCTCCTCGGCGGGCCGCCAAACGGCGGTCACCAGCGACAGCTGCACGTGACCTTCGTCTGCTCGGGGAACATCTGCCGGTCGCCGATGGCAGAGAAGATGTTCGCCCATCAGATTCAGCAGCGTGGCCTTGGCGACGTCGTCCGGGTCACCAGCGCCGGCACCGGCAACTGGCACGCGGGAGAGGGGGCTGATCGGCGCGCCACGCAGGTGCTGCGTGAGCGCGGCTACCCCACCGAGCACCGCGCTACCCAACTCGATGACGACCACCTGACCGCGGATCTGGTGGTGGCACTGGGACGCAACCATGCCCGGATGCTGCGCGAGCTGGGAGTCGAGGAGGGCCGGGTGCGGATGCTGCGCTCGTTCGATCCGCGCTCGGGGGCATTCGCCCCGGATGTCGAGGACCCTTACTACGGCGACGACGCGGACTTCGTGGAGACCTTCGTGGTCATCGAGGCCGCGCTGCCCGGCCTGCACGACTGGGTCGACCTGCAACTCGCACAGAACGGCTCGGGTTGATGGCGCGCAGGGTTCCGCGTCTGGGATTCCTGCTGCGGCCGGGGTGGATCGCCCTGTGGCTGGTGTGCATCGCGTTCACCTACCTGTGCTTCACCGTGCTCGCTCCGTGGCAGCTGGGCAAGAACACCAGGACGTCCCGGGAGAATCAGCAGATCACGGACTCGCTGAACACCCCACCCGTCCCGCTGAAAACATTTTTGCCGCAACAGAATTCATCCGCTCCCGAC
The nucleotide sequence above comes from Mycobacterium vicinigordonae. Encoded proteins:
- a CDS encoding HAD hydrolase-like protein, with amino-acid sequence MPQLVIFDLDGTLTDSAAGIVASFRHALTHIGATIPDGDLATMIVGPPMDETLRAMELNGRVDEAVAAYRAEYGSRGWAMNTLFDGIAPLLADLQGAGVRLAVATSKLEPTARRILAHFGLDQHFEVIAGACPDGSRASKAEVLGHALTQLEPLPERVLMIGDRSHDVDGAAAHGIDTVVVGWGYGRADFPDTDGSGVRHVATIDELRRTLGV
- a CDS encoding low molecular weight protein-tyrosine-phosphatase: MAEKMFAHQIQQRGLGDVVRVTSAGTGNWHAGEGADRRATQVLRERGYPTEHRATQLDDDHLTADLVVALGRNHARMLRELGVEEGRVRMLRSFDPRSGAFAPDVEDPYYGDDADFVETFVVIEAALPGLHDWVDLQLAQNGSG